The genome window CATGCCTGATCCTGTATGAATCTTGTTATGGATTTGCGAGTCGCGCGGAGTTTGTCTTTGTTATGTCATCTCCAATTATTGAATTGCATGATGAAGCTTATCCTACAGGAGTTAAAATTGACTGGTATATTTCTCATCGTTGTGGCACCAAGTTGTTGTCGCCATTCATAGAAGGGACCTGAGCCACCTGACAATACACATCTTTCCATTGGAAATAAGCCAGTGTAAACTTGTCTTGGCCTTCACAGGTTCAAGTTCACATGCCATGATGTCATACAAGTGCAATCAAGATTGCCTTTGCTAATTTGTCATGTCGAAAAAAGTAGATTAAAAGGATGGGAAGGATTAATTGGGACCTTGTTATTTCCTAAAAAACGACTTTGAAAAGCTACAGAAGCTgcttatttcatcaaaattataCCATTTGATGCAATGATGTTGCATGGAATGTAGCGATGGGTGTCTGTCTACATGtgaatatagtttttatttagatGTTGTGAGAAtggtataattttattttttaatcgacTTGATTATAGATTATAAATTCATAACCctagcttatttttattttttaagtgtttagatatattaaatataaacttATAATCTATTGGATTATAGATTATAAATTCATAACCCTAGCCTATTCTCATTTTTTGGTGTTTAGATATATACAACATGACTCTAACCTTTTTTAAAGAAGATAGGTTCTATGCCTTGACAAGGCATTGCTTGGTGatgttcaataaaaattttcaaagtgTGTTCGAATCAAAgcaaaattatattaatgtttttttaggtgtttttttatttattttaataatatataactactagaaaaatactttaaaaaacaacaatttatcGATTTTCAATACAAAGGTACTTTAGAAAAGCTTTTCCAACTGAATTACCAAAGACACACAGCAAATCTTGTCACTTCCACAGCTAGGAAGAACATCCCAATTGATTTGGCAACATGTTCTACTCAACTCTCCATGTTTCCTCCATGAGAAGGATTGGGTCCCAACTGGCCTAGAAATCTACTGCTGCAAACAGATACTGAGGGATGATTCACACCTACATTCAAGATCTATGCATTGGACTTTATACTAAAACCTTGGGAAGCCATATTTTTCGATAAacagaagcaaagaaaaatagcAATAGCAAGTGCTCATCAactaaacataaattataatttttattatcaagCCTAGAGATCACATCATCACACCATTTCAAAACCAATAGAACCTATTGGAACCCACATAGATCCAAACCCCATGCCATCATCATGAGTCATGGCTCATGACCCTTACACTTCAATAGCGACCATCCTTGTTGTGTATTCTGACCTGGGCTGGCAACCTGATGCGGATCCAAGTGCTTAATATTGACTCTGTAGCTTCCACATCCCATAATCCCACCCAAAACCCTTTTCTTTAGCcataatcataaatcaataaagagagaaatgaaacaaaacagaaaCCTCATGAGGACTTTGACAATGCAACCTAACAGAAACAAAGACCCCCACCAGTACTATCATTCACTTCATAGAATCTATTCACTCAGTGATCTCCACTGGAACTTCTGTGCTGGTTGTCTCTGCAGCTGGTGCTTCAGCTGGCTTCTCTTCTTCTGCTGGTTTCTCTTCCTCAACAGGAGCTGGTGCTGCCTCCTTCTTGGTCTCTTCTTTGGGCTCCTCAGTAACAGTTTCTGCAGGAGTCTCCTCAGGAGTTTCTTCTACTGCTGGAGCTGCAACCTCTTCAGGCTCAGCTTTTGCTGGTTCTTCAACAACCTCCTTGGTTTCAACCTCAACTGCAGGTTCAGCTTCAGGTTCTGCGGCCGGGGCAACAGCGGGTGCTGCTTCTGTTAGTTCTTCGGCTACTGGCTCAGAGGCGGGTGGTGCAGTTTCAGTGGTTGTCTCCTCGGTCTTGGTCACCTCAGGTACCTCAGCCTCTGGAATTGCTGGAGCAGCTGCAACCTGCAACAATAAGCATACTGATATTTATCTCAAAATGTATAATCCAATGGAAGAAAGCTAGAAGAAGGGTTCTTTAagattcattttttcttaatcatCTGCTGATCATCCATTCTATCTACAGAAGTAGTTTCCTTTAACAACAATCAACAAAAGCTTAGAATATGTAGAATTCTTGctagaacataaagaaacctgtaggttgatcaagaaaagaagtTTCAATAAACTGTAAGATTGAATCCTCTCCATCGCAATCCTCATATAAACAGAAGGATCGGATGAAATCTAGCATAGACAATATTGGAGTGGTCTATCACTTGAGCTAGAGGTAGAAATTTGATCATCATCAATATAACAAGATCAGGTTATGAAACTTATTTGATCATAAAAGTAGTAAACAACAAATTATAACTTGATCAATAAGATAATATTATACAAAAGGGCTAATCAATTAATACAAGTTGATGAATATCAGATATTATTGTAAAACTAAAATGAGACTGAGTGATATATCACTTGAGCAAGATCAAGATGGGTTGTAATAGCATTCCACTAAGAAATATTTTAGAAGACATTTTTACCTCAACAGTAGCCATTTGGTTAAAAGCTAACAGGATTTGAAGAAAGATTGGAGAAAAGGAGGAAGGAGGGTTGGTGTAGGCACAGGAGAAGGATGCTTGTGAGCTAGTGAAGTGAAGAGATGATCAATGAGAGAGCTATTTATAGAGGAGTGATGAAATGCATAGATTAATGAGAGCATGAGATCATAGGGAGCATGCTCACTTGAAGAATCTTTCAACATAGACACCTCATATTGCTGTCAAGACACAGTGGCATGTCTTGCTagttgtaaatattttatttcttttttaattttgagataagggtttttttttatatgattttaatagcTAGGATTGACAAATACTTGATCCAACAATGAATTGGCAATGCCATATGGTGGAGGCCATTTCTCGTATCAGCATCATATCTTTCTTTTGAGTGGGTtcctatgtgttttttttttccccagtaGGGCATAATGTAGGTTAATTACTGCTTAAATCCCATATGATGCATTCATGTTTCTGTGTAGGATTTCTATTTGATCTTCTGTTAATTTGTAATATTCTAATTaaccttgcatttttttttaatcttttgatattttagtgGAATATCCACGGCTAGATCATGTTGATATCTAAATCGATAAGAAttcatgtgtttttctttttaatttatattgtttggattcatatttatattctatccattattcatgtataaatattcaatatcaaacacaaatattataggataaaataaaagttttttatataagatttatttgtttctcatcttaaaaaattagaaatcaaatcccactttttctatatatataatgcaaaGAAGGTGCAAGATtctaccaaaaaatattaaaaaagaaaaaaataataatcaaataaactctgtaattattgaaataataataaaaaatggtgCATACACTATTGCAAACCCTAAAAAGGACAGAAATGGTGTCTCATCCAAGAATCAAGGCTCCTTAGTGCTAATCTTCATGATAATCAAAACCAGTGGCGTACAAGTAATGacaaatttatttcatattttgacATAATCACATGCCAAGCAATATATTTGTATGTACTAATGGAGTACAAAAATAGTTTTGCCATTTGAGAACATCAAGATCTTCAGCCTCCACGTTATAGCTGAATGCAGATCTTGTccataattgttttgtttaattattccCAATTATTCTAATTAAGTACTAAACTTAAAGAGAcgagttttaattattttttttgtttgattaattttttatttttttttgcatatataGATTGGAATGAGGATTTGGGAAGCTAGGATATTGATGCATGCATAATGTTTTTCAGTCGAACCCTAATTATgcttaccttttattttatcatttcaccattttggattcaaatttatatgaaggttataagggaaaaaaactatcataaatttaaatatattaattcggATATATATGAATGATGTGTttaaaaattgatagaaaaataacttaatcttgacatattaaaactaacttgaaatacttttataatgaaaacaaacaaatatatatatatatatatgattcttTTTAATCACTTTTAGTatagatatcagttattatatagaaattaatgagatttttttgttcaagagTAAGGAATATCTTCAAACAAGTTTTTGTATCAACCATGATATCTTCGCTTCTaaactaaaagaattaaaataatattttttaatttaaaaatataaatgtaaccACAGTCATACCTGTATTTCCAAAtacatattaaatattattctcaaattttaaaaacttatattttatatcaatttaattctaataacaagttatattaaaaaacacggGCACAATTATATATCCTTGTTTCCGAACTAAAAacattgaaatgatattttttattcaaaaataaaaatgcaacagCAATCATGCTTTTGTTACCAAATAGATTCTAAGTATTATTCTTAtacgatttaaaaaaacatacctCATATGTTAATGTGATTAGTTGAAAAAAGTTAAGGTGCTCTTTTCTCCAAAgtaatattcaacaaatattaattatgagGAGTGTAGCTTAACTGGTAAAATTTTGAGTTTACTCTCCAGAGATTACCAATTTGAGTGTTACAAACTTCAGGGCTActgaaggtttacatggtcgttaattttaggatctcgagaaattaattaagatgcgCGTAATCTAACCCAAATActcaaaattaacaatatttatatatatatatattcaacaaatattTGCGGCAGCTTTGGTATCTACACATATAATGATAGTATTAGGGCAAAGAAAGGCTAATTGAAGGCACTTTTAGGGCATGAAAACACTAATTAAGGGCCTGCCTTTTACTGTTGTGGTCAAATAATTTGCCATTTTTAAGGTTTTTCACTTTTTCACTTTCCACAAACCACaaacattttcatattttagtaTCGACGTGGAGCCCAACAAAAGCCAGCAATGGTGTCTAGGCCGGTGCCTGAAGTGGGGCCTTCAATCACCGGCTATGATCATTACCATCCAAATGACTCCTGTTGGATGGCCCCCacaataaaaattgaaacaattttggtgccatggtttttttcttttcatggtaATGTtctcaagttgtttttatatattaatttcattttactttacgtttttaattagattaaaacaagtttttcttattGATATTAAGATTTCGTATAGctactgtttttttaaaagattcataataaaaaaaattattattgaacgcaaaaaacatgtcaagattataaataaataaatataacctTATTATCTCTTGATGGTTTCATTTTAAGTAtgatttgattgaaattaagagattgatggagatttaactttaaaaaaaagaaaaaaaaaagagatttgaaTTATAGTACCAGAAAGAAGTACCATGGACCAtgattttgcttcttttttttttccttctttatatatataacccttttatatatatatatatatatatatatatatatatatatatatatatatatatatatatatatatatatatatagccttgGAAACCGACCTTCCTAAAGATGGAGCTTTTGGTGGGCCAACGTCTACATGCTTTCCAGGTAGGACTCTCGTGATGTTGGGACCCACTTTCAGCCGTCTGATTTGCCACGCTTGATCACAGTCATTGATCTGATCATGTCTTCGTACAATGCCATCTCATTTCTccaataccaaaataaaaaaaaaaaaaaaccttccacTCCATGTctttaaaatatgatatttttttaattaatcaggTATTAGATTTGATCTGTAATAATCACGAGTTGGGGTTCTTTCAGGACCACTGGAAActtacataatcgttaacttcaggacccgtgaaattagtcgaagTGCACATAAGCtagtccggacacccacgttaataaaaaaaatagtattttttaggttaaaaatcttgtattttaatatcatctactatatttatgaaaaaattatattaaaaaattcattatggatacataattatataatctatctaaaaagtaattaaaaatgtattttcttttcaatgttaaaaatattataggtCCAACTTGTATGTTGATTAagacaatctattttttttttttccagaaaaagcTAGACatccaaaattcaaaacaacaggATGAAAAGCTAATTTatcggaaaagaaaaaagaacaaattaaatgtGCATCGCATCTCAATTTAAATTCATGTACATGTTGATCAAGACTTCCAAACTTCTAGTGGTAATTAAAATACCATAAATGTGTtcataacaataaataaataaatatatatatatatatatatatatatatatatatataaatgcgaGAAATGATCGACCTATTTGCACCTTGAAAGGAACATGATACCATCACACCACAACAAGAGGTCCTCTGTCATTATGAGACTTTGCATGACAATCCATTTTGCACCCTATAGAAGAACTTGCATTAAACCACAATATTAATTACTCAAATTATTGTTGAACAACAATATTCCTCTCATTAATTTACCTTCATTGCTTGATAGGAGAAGAAAGCAAtcaaaatataagaaagaatGTTTGTGGATTCAGCTATGAATTGGTTTGTTTCTAACATTATCgttcatatttaaatttaaagaaaaagaaaaaaaagaaaaaaataataacttttggCATACTAAGAATgtatttttaatccaaaaacaactaaaaattaaattagtgttttttttttcagaaaaaaaaattaaatagcactttaaaaaacaggtTTATCTACGCAAACAAACACTTGGTGTATagaactaatttaaaaatatattggccCATAAagaattttcttctaaaaagaGAACTACAGATAGGAATGGTGCGTGTGTCATCTTCTCGTTGCCTATACATGGACACACTGTAAAGTGAGAAAGAAGAGATGGGAGGTTTAAGAGGGATCCTAAATACGTGACCCCATGAGATTATGAGCCGTTGAGCAGGTAGGAACATGGCACATTGGATGGCTTGACATGGGACAGCATGGGCTAACCCTAATGGCTTCTTGTTATTGATTACATCAACACCCCAATGGCCATGATTTATAGACAGAGGAAGCTGTGGACTGTGTAGTGAATCATTTAGGTTCTTGACAGATGAACCATTTCTATCAAGCTTTCTGTGGGGGCCATAAATCAACATTCCTTCGACTATGCTTCTCACCCTTTAAAAGGTCGTCGTCTGCATGTGTGCACCATCTAGGCTAGGCTAGGCTAGGCTAGCATTTGATGCGTTTCTGTAGAGATCGGGAGTTTCACTGGTATAATATATACCTCCGTGTttgcacatcaaaataattttaatttttttttagataaacaGTGTTTCAGCTGTAATACCTAAACACCTGTTGGATTGTTTATACTTTAATGATCATGTATATACAGTATAATCGAAGGTGTAGATAGCTTATAGATTTTAGATAAAATCCACAGAAGATGATGTAAACATGaaataatacttcttgaaagaTTAGCTATATATCGGATTTGATCTAATTAACATCATTTATAGTATCGCATGGCTATGTATTTTCAGCTCTTAAGCCTCTCAACTAGGGATCAGGAATCAAGAACCTAAATAGTATATAAGCTTCGAATATGATCACCTctccccttaaaaaaaaaaaaaacattttcaaaacaaaacccacTATAAATCTATGAGTTAAAACAATACATTTTAGAAGACCAATTATGTAACGAATTTAAGCCAAGATCATCGTATTAATTATGTCTTGTATTTTGGCTGCTAAGATTCCAACAAGGTTGGTGTAAAAGGAGCTTTCAATGCCGCCATATCAGGAAACTTTACAGCAGGAGGTAACATTTTACTGTCATCTAGATTCAGCATGTCAATGTTTTTAAGCATGTATGTAATAAGCATAACACAAGCCCATAACGTGTCCAAGCATGCAAGAGCCAAGAAGGAGCATCTCAGGACGTACAGGTTTGAAGTTTCAAACCTTGCCAGGTTCAGAGACACACAGTTCTTCCTTCTCTAAAATTCAACTGAAATTTGTAAGCAAATCTTGTAAATGAATCTCATTGATATGAAAGGGAGAGCACAGAGTACAGTGCAGAAATAGATAATTGCTCCTCTAGATATGAAATTTCAGTATTTGGAACTTGAGAGGGAAATCCACTCTGAGGGTGGCCCAGGGACAGCTTTATGCTGCTAAATTTTCTGCTATAACTTAGCAATCCACCTGGTCAATAGAGAAAGTGTTTAAGAAAGAAGGGGGGCAGCTCCGACAGGATACATCAATGAAGGTTCGAAGTGACAGAAGTTTCCAACACAGAATGTCAGCTTAGGCTGAATCTGTTTATCTTTTGAATCTTGTAAAGTTCCCACCATATATGATGGCTATCGAGTAATAATGCAATTTACTGTAAACCCtggagaaaaagaaacaaacaccATAGGATTGCTCAACCCACTAGATAAAGGCATCACTGGTTCGTCCACTcgcagaaaaaagaaagaacagatACAAAAATCAAGCATTATCTAAAACCTAGCATCATAACACACTACCTGGTAATTGATTTCATTGTCAAGTCATTAATATGTTTCAAATGTTCTTGGACAGCAAGCTGAAAGATATGCGTTTACAGGGAAAGTATGATATTACCACCAGCAGTGTGGAAAATTTCTCCAATGGTTGTAATAAAATTCGAATTCAATCTAAATGCTACAATGATGGATTCGCTGGTTCTTATAATTGTTAGCCAACGCACTGACAGCGAACAAGCAAAACTCCAGTAAGAATCCATGAAAGAACAAGGAAGCCTTGTTGAGCATAAACCCATTTGGCAGCTGGCGCTTGTTGCCGAAGTTCAGCTCACAAGTTTTTTCAACACTGCTTCAGCACGCTGCTCAAATTTTGGTAGGGCCCATTCATGCTGAATTATGTCAAGGCCATCTTTCTCAGCACTCAAGTTCTGAGGAGAATACAGATAGATAAGATTAGTAGTCAACAGTTTTTGCTTAACATTATACGTACAGATATATACTCACCGAGTTAAAATATGAAAGAGAAGTTGTATGGTACAAAATTCTTTCTTGGTACATCTCATACTTGAACCATATATTTAACTGATTACAAGGCAAGGCCAGTGGACATTCTTGcccataaaatttaatttacatttataaAGTACAAATCAGTCCCAACAATTCCAATCCCTTTGGAAAATGCAATATATTCACACCTTTCCAGATCTTCCATTACCTGGCTAAAATTCAACTGATGAAAACGGGGATCAAGTATGTTGTCGGGGTCCCATAAGAAAGATtctcaacaataaaaaatcaaaaccctaatcATGCACAAGACATTTCTAAagtaacaaagaaaaagaagccaATGCTGTTCAGAAAAGCAGGTTAGTAATTATGGTGACATgcttagaaaatttaaaacaaattaaagcagGCATCATGGAATGCCCCACATGCCTAATCATGTATACCTATGACCATTTCATAAGAGTATCATAACCGCACCACCTGAGGAGCAAAAGAGTGGCCGAGGCAGCAAAATGGACAGCTGGAAATGATGGCAGCAGCCATAAGAGAGGCTAGTCAAATAGAGAATGAACATTACAGCGTTGACCTGAACCAAGCAAGGCCTAACTTTATAGTGTTGACCTCATTATTATGAATCAAATCCCACATTAtgctttctttttggtgtgTGCAGTGGGGGAAGGTGATTGGGGGTTCTGTAAAGAATCTCCAATGTTATTCTTTTGGCGTTCGCTTCAATTGGTGCAAAATGATAGAGGATCCAGACATGCAGTTATCCAGAACTGACCAAACCCAACCCACAATGGCAAACCTAGGCCCAGTACTGAGAAAATTAAGCTGGCCAAGGGCAACCTCAAGGCTGTCATCTCCTTTACTCGGTGTCTTAAATATTCCTGCCTGCAATATTCCTTTTACAACCCACCAGTCAAATCAGTCTAATCACAACCCATTCTCGGCATAGTGCTAGCAAAAAGCCTTCTATTTTCGTAGGAAGTGGCGgcagataataataataaaaagagctCTATACACAATACTAATCACAAGGACAAGTTCAAGTGCAATTTGAAGCCCTTCAATTGACAAAGTTATAGTCTTCTGAAATATAACTGGGGATCCATAGCTAATTCTATCATAGAGAAATCTAAGAGCCTATATCAATGATATATCATATAAGGACTTCCTTTAATTCCAAATCATCTGCTATTTGGCTTttcccagaaaagaaaaaaggtattaaggaaaaaaaaggcaagcTGCATAACAGACAGTTGAGCTAACTGGACCACTTAAGAACTCAATATGATAAGCaatgcctgcaagtgataataatgAAAAGGTGCAGCCAATGACCTACAGCATCATAGTATTTTTGGACAGCATTGA of Populus trichocarpa isolate Nisqually-1 chromosome 16, P.trichocarpa_v4.1, whole genome shotgun sequence contains these proteins:
- the LOC7455829 gene encoding major latex allergen Hev b 5, with the translated sequence MATVEVAAAPAIPEAEVPEVTKTEETTTETAPPASEPVAEELTEAAPAVAPAAEPEAEPAVEVETKEVVEEPAKAEPEEVAAPAVEETPEETPAETVTEEPKEETKKEAAPAPVEEEKPAEEEKPAEAPAAETTSTEVPVEITE